ACAGAGCATTACACAGGggtcatatttatttataaagctcAATATCACAAATCTATACCAGATCAAAACACTAACAGTCGCTACAATATTTCCTCAGACattcagctaaaaaaaaaatccaaaaacttACACAGAGCTACCATCCACTGAGTAACCTTTGAACCCAATATGActcagatttgtgttttttctgagACATTAGCAAATTTTAAAAGTTGGATATTAAGTAACAATTGCGTAATAACACACCAGGACATGACTAAGTGGAGTACTACAACATAGTTTTCATGATAAACAGCCAACAGGCTCCAGTTACACTTGTTCAGCTGACACAACATAACATAGTTGGGTTGTGCTTTATTATGTCTGGCATGTCTTAATAAAAAACACCTTGTGCCAAATCTTTAAGGTAATATTGGTACAATGCTTGACACATGGGCAAAACTTTAGGTAGGTCTATGTGCTGTACTCACCCTATGGCTAAACGGTATCATTGCATTTAAACAAAGACTGTGGGTTTCATTTCACTGGTGACacaagtaaaaaagtaaaataaatggtgtctattttttttctggctgtacaaagaaataaataaaaacacatctttgTATTTATACCCCGTgatcctaattaggaataagcgggtgtagataatggatggatttttgtatttataacGATATCATCACTAACCCAGTATGAAAATGTGGGTCTTTTCTAGCCTTGAATAGGATGCAGTACTTTCTGTAAGGCTACACCCTGCATGATCAAACAATTAtacattttctgtcagaaaTGTTTACAGTCTATAACATTAGCTTAGAAGCAAGGATGGTTTTAAAAAGCTGAGAAGTGCAAGAGATCTGCGAGGAAAAATGACCTTGCCTTAGATCAACGTAATTACAAGGTTGGCTGAAagaacatacatacatactttaGTAACTGTCAACTGCTATTACTATTGAAATGGTTTTATAATACACTCTGTGAGTGTTGTAATAAGCATGGGACACTTACATATGGactaaaaatctgtttaaaggTCTGGTGTTGCTATGGAAATCCAAGCAACATGTACACATGACGTTTGTTTCCCTGAAGTGGAGGAAGGGCTTCTTGTGAAATACTGGAGCGTTACTGTGCGAGAGATTCAGACAGGAAATGTTTATATGGTGGAATTACTAAAATCTCATAGATCAGTGAAACATGGCCAGGAAGGGGGCTTGGTACAGCTCTTTATTGCTATTTAATTGATGTGCCTGTGTAATTTATTGGTTTTACTGCTGTTGCATTCATGTTGACTCTTGAGgccaataaaatgaaaatactttaaaGTTTGTATTTGCTGGTTGTGATTACTGttaaacacatcacatttaACTGATTAGCTTTTTTGTAAAGCACTATCGTGATTTTCCCTTAATTACTCCAATAGCCTACACAGTTACATTTAACAAATTACTTATAAtccattaaaatattaatgtaataaGTATGGTTTTGTTTCACATCCTGAAAAGGTGAAATACAGATCTCAATCTATGAATTTTAGTGTGTGACTACCTTTACCTGGGACTAACCACTGATGTTTTTGTATTCATGCTTTTCAGCTGCCACAGCAAGCAGTCAGCTGGGTTAAATATCATCCTTCTCATGTTACCACAGATCTGTTGAAGACAAAAGTGCCTTTAtccagctgaaaaacacatacagctTCAAGATTTGGACCCTTTGTGTTTATAGTGAATCTCCATTATTTGTTTAGCAGAAACCATCTGCGCTGTCTGAAACTCAAAGCGAGCACCTGACGTTATTGATCACATGATGGTGAGCTCATGCAGCTGACTCATAATTGAGGCCTACGTGCAGCTGCAGGCGTGCCAGCCGATCATCTGCACCTTCAGGTACCTGTAAATTAGGCAGTTATGGCCATGACCTGTTGTGGGGATCGACGTCTCACCTCATGGATaatataacatattttaaatacagtgcCTGATACTAAGGATGGGTTCACTGCAAAAATTCAACACCACCATCTGCTGATCATACTGCTCAATTACATAACTCATGATCCAACAACCCACAAtaagtttgtttgttgttctggCACAATTACAGGTTGAGATGATTTTGATCACGACATGACCTCTTTGAGATATGTCACTTCTCACTACTGGTATTGGGGATTTGAGAAAATGTGTTATATTTTGTCATATTCAGTTACAATTTTCACGTGAACAgttgcctttttaaaaatcaccatTCCCCTATCCTAAGAAAACTAAGAGCAAAAGCACATGGGTTGGTAGAAAGATAttctacaaataaaaatgactttacaaagcTTCAAGTcctttaaaaactttattttgaaaaactttaGTCAAACAGGCCGAATCCCATGTCGTCATCGGACTCCTCAgactcctctttcttctcttccttcttttcctcaGCTGCAAAACCAAACATGcttgattttttattttgttcagtcACCAAAAGTTATTTAACAAACATCAGTCAGTATGGTAATTCATGCAATCAAACCTTTCTGTCAATCACAGGAAAACCTACTCACTGTAAATTTCCTCAATGTGCAAATCATGACACTAATTTCTCAAAAATCACCAcatataaaaacttaaaaatgtcccataaacaggtaaaataaaagtcagattACATTCACTTACATGACTAGTACCCATAAGAGACATTCTCAAATTAAGTTATCTAGTTTTGTAACAATTCTATGAAAGGGCATCTTATGACAACTTATCTGGCTGCATGTAATCACAATAACATACAAGGTGAAGGCAAAGACGGTTTGTGCCAAGTTTTATTGATGCTGACAAACAAGCTGCTAAGTTGTAATGCTCACCTGCAGCAGGGGCTGCGGCTCCACctgaggcagcagctgcagagctgGCAACAGCTACGGCACCACCTGCCGGCACGCTGGCCAGCTTACTGTAACCTGAGGAGACACGAGTTGGCAGACATTAGGTGATAACACTGCCACTCAACAGCCAGTAACAAGATAGAGGTCAGAAAGAATATGTGGGTCTCATTACATATAATCTGGCAATTTAGTTTCAGTAATATCACCAGAAACAGTTTCTATCCAGGCCTTAATTCCacaatattttttactttttgttctgtgttaaaGCCAATCTATAACATTGACTGCTCTGTTTAGAAATTAGACACAAAATTTTGTTAGATAATTATTAAATCACTAAGTTTGCATTGAAGGTGTTAAAGCACCAATGGCACCTGTGACAGTCACGGGGTCAGTACCAAGACACAGTGTATTACCTGACCCAATTAACATCTTCCAGTTCAAAACAAGTGTAAACAATACACCCATTTATACAATGAAGATTGAAAGAATATATTTTCAGAATATCTTTTCTCCAGACTTGGCAAATCAAACCCTGTAAATGCTGTAGCAGATGATTACGTTTACGATCTAAACTCACTGCATTAAGATTTTACTATCCAGAAATCCTGCAAGTTAGATCTCTG
The Mastacembelus armatus chromosome 3, fMasArm1.2, whole genome shotgun sequence DNA segment above includes these coding regions:
- the LOC113137962 gene encoding 60S acidic ribosomal protein P2-like, whose product is MRYVAAYLLAALGGNENPDAKDIKKILDSVGIEADNTRLDKVISELKGKNVDEVIATGYSKLASVPAGGAVAVASSAAAASGGAAAPAAAEEKKEEKKEESEESDDDMGFGLFD